The genomic window TTCACCTACCTGATAACCAATGAAAGTCAGGCCTTGTCCTGCTGCAGCTGGCGGTACTTCAACCACTGTCTCCATAGAGCTGCTCCCTGCCTGCTGGTCCGATCTCTGAGGTGTAAATTGAGAGCTGTTCCCGAGACGAGAGCAGACAAAAACCAAGACAAGTCATATTGGTCATATTAATCATGTGATGGATAAAGGGGGGGAATGTAAAGCTAGACAGTGTTACCTGGCAGCCTCTTCTGCAGACACGTCTGCACCGTTGAATCCATTGAAGAACTCCGGCTCTGCATCACGCTGATATTGATTCAGGAAAAGCCAACAGTGGTTCATAGAGGAAGTCTGAGCACTACCAAAGCACTACATCTCTGCTTTTATCCCCATTATCATTaaccctctctgtcttcatgcCTTTGGTTTTTCTATTCCAACTACATTCTACCATTGTCATCCTGGCCTGTCATTTTAAGTGTAACCTGATGGGGAAAATTACCACGTTCTTAAATCACCACAGCCACAAAATGCATGGTTGCACCAGCCACAACTATTTTCAGATTTAAACAGGATCTCCACATAGGATCCTTGGCTCAGTCAGAGGCATTTATCTTGAAAATGGTGGCATTTCTCATCTTACATAGAACTCAAACCCATGGAAAACAACAGTGTAGGCCACACTGATGGATACATCCACTGCATCCTTGGAAAACAAACCTCTAAAAGAGACTGAAGGACCTCTTGACGATTCTTCTCCTGAGCCCGGATGCGATCAGCTTGCTGCAGCCatgaaaatagaaacagaaaaatcacaTCAGCTGATTTCAAGTCTGGTTAAAATAGCAAAATTGTTTAGGTACGCTAGCACCAAGGACTGCAGTGACAGTTAGTCCACAAGGTTGGTTTTGACTGAAATAACTATTCAGACTCTCATCTGTTGAATAGTAGTCATTGCATATAttatgttcttaaccttaggattgtggggtgggtttggggacGGGTTGGGATTAGAATGGGGGGGGGGTCttctattttatatatatatatttttttttttttttatttattctattttgagttatttttatgCACAGCACTTTGTCTTACAATGTCCTtttatgaaaagcgctttataaataaggtctgattgattgattgtgattTTTGAGACAGACATTCAAGGTCTACTGAATGGGATCTTATTACTTTTTCTGAAGAGACACCACAAGTTAGTAGattgaaatcattaaaaaaatatttcatcaaCCTAAAGAAGGTTTAAAGTTATGTACATGTGTCCATGAAGACCAAATTGTGTCCCTAATGACTTTGAAGTCACTACTTCAGAGAGTTGTGAGCTTGGCAGCAGACTCTACTGTCAAGAAGTTTAAAGTggattttgtatttaaaaaataatcactCACCTGTTTTATGAACTCATCCTCGTTTTCCACAAACGATCCCAATGCGTTCTCAACCTCAGCTTTAAACCtgaccaaaaagaaaaacaaggtcatatgatgatttcattttcaacaaatGTATTTATACAGACTTTTTCACACCAGACTCACCTGTCAGTCTCTTCCTGGGTGATGATGAACTTGTCTCTAAGTTTGGGATCAGCCTTATTGTCCCACCAAAACTTGTGAGTACTCTTCTTGTGCTCTTGGctgaaaacacatgaaataCAGAAGAACACATTTAGTCAAAAGAAAAGCAGTCACTTACTAAAAGTCTTACACAGTGAAGGATGGGTATAAAAACTCTCAATCTACAGACATTTGTCAAATTCTTATTTCTTACAATAGCCAATTTGAGCTGCTTTAAAATAGCCGAATAAGCATTCAATCTGTTAAGATGTCAAAAACGAAGTAAAATGTTGTTGCTAAGGAGAACACACAAGTACGTTCTTCCTTGTTAGTGTTTTGAAGTCATGGTTATTTTAaactttggtttgttttgaagCTGAACGAATGAATAAAGGTTCAGTATGAGGGGGAATAGGGAGAAAAATCAAtaccacaaaaaatattttgagtACTTCAGTTGCTTCTTTGCAATTTTTGTTGGGTGTATGATGCTCTTAATAACATTTTATGATCAGGAtatcaatctcaatcaatctttatttggatagcgccaaatcacaacaaacgttatctcaagacgcttttacaaacataggaggtctagaccactctatatcaaattatgaacagagacccgacttcaagacagggttaagactcagtctgaccccaccttaatccattatgagcattgcacatcgcagtatttagctagttacagtggcgaggaaaaacttctttttaacaggcagaaacctcaggcagaaccagactcatgttagacagccatcatgcctcgaccgagttgggtctggaaagacagacagatatgATGCTGATGGAGTTAATAAAACTTTGAGTGTCAGTAGTCAATCCTAGATAAAAATTGTGGCAGTCAATATTGCAGAGGTGGGAGAAAGTCATTGTTTTGCAAGTCTAAAGTAAGTCTCAAGTCTTTAATCCCAAATCTCAAGTAAAGACAAGTCGAGTCAAGTCCAAAGTCATAGGCTTGAAATTTTCAAGTCCATAAAAGTCATAAGCACTGTTTACCAAATAAAATGCCATTTTAACAATGTAACAGTCTATTACATTTGGCAAATACAATGAATGCATtttgaattgtattattttttaaataaaataaaaccagtgtgACAAGACTTagtcacagaaaaagagaaaatggtCTTCATTCGGTGCTAACATTGACTCTTATAGAATTTTTGTTGAAAGAggtagaaaactcaaataagaccagtGCGAGCGACAGAACTTAACCGCACAGAAAGGGAGTGCTGACATAGCGTTCAGGATATAATCAGTGCTAAGCGGTGCAACAACAAAGAACTTCTGGAGACGTTGTACAGTCATTTTAACTCATCTAATACTCAAAAGTATTTTCAGGTCATCAGACTAAAGTCCGAGTCAAGTCCTGAGTCATTGATGCTAAAATCCAAGTTGAGTTCCAAGTCTTTGGTGATATTGTCAAGTCGAGTCCAAAATCATCAAAATTGTGACTGGAGTCTGACTTGAGTTCAAGTCACGTAACTCAAGTCCACACCTCTGCAATATTGATAAGAAAAAATCTTCTTGAGCACCTCTCAGCACCCGggcttgttgtgttgtttacctTGACTTCACAAAACATTGAGTGTAACAAGTTGCTAATGCCAATGTTACTGAACATATCTTTGAAGACATATTAAATGGGATGCATGAGCTCCAAAACTCTCTTTTTGTGTTGCTACAAAAAGCCTCAaacaagacataaaaaaataaagaattgacAGCGAATTCACAACATCTTACGTGGCCATGTGTTCCAACAGGCCCCCGTACAGCACAGTCATGTTTCCATCTGTGACATTTCTTTCCACTTCAAGCCCACAGCAGTAGCACCAGAAGGTCTGCTTGTGCACGGTGCAGTCAAACTTCTCTACTTGGGGTTTCTTCAGTGTTCGACGAGCTTCCTTCACCTTAGAGACAGCGgatgaaacagagacagaacatAACAATGACACTTTCAGGACAACTGATGCACTCTAGTAGAAGAGCACTGCAATAAATCCACCCCAAGAAAGTAAACTTATGCAAAGTGAAAGACAATATGTGCACAAAACATTACCTTTTCCAAGAATTTCAGAAGAACCACTCTGAGTCTGCTCTGGTGATTCTTTCCGAATATATGAGTCTTCCCGTCGAATGTTGTTTGTCTACATATGTCGCAGTAATGTGCACCCATTTAGACAGCAGAGGACAATGTATAATATtataaaataacaaagatgAATCGAATTTTATGTAGAAGGAAATCCAAACATTTCATTGAATTATCCGTTTGTTTTTCTTAGTTTTCTACTCGGAGCAACCACAAACCGACTTAAGCTAGCTACAACAACAGGAAGTAGTTCCGTCATGAAATATTTCCccccagaaacaaacacaactcaTCTTTTTCTTTAGTAAATTTGGTGTTTGTCCAATTTACTGAAGATACATtactgccacctactggacTACAGTATTTCTGGGTTTTCTTTAGATTAATTAAGGAAAGACAAAAATCACTTTATGCCTTATCAATCGTATTCTAACACGTTATGAATAATCACATTAGCTCTTTCTAGACTAAATGAAGAccaaaatattaatgttaattgaaatgtttgtatttgttaacGAAAATTTTGTCATccctactttttaaaaagtgcttcttttaaaacatttggtgacgctacTTTCAGCCACTACTCTCTTAAACTATGGAACAACCTCCCAGAGGACCTGAgaagagctgacagagatattgagactttaaaatataaactaaacacgtatttattcagtctggcttttatgtggGGTTTAGccattttattacttaccttttactgtaatattgatttaacataaatgagtcacatttatttaccctttctaTCTTTTGAAATCCTATCAACTTTGACTACTGAGGTGCAAATAAACTCTGCTAGGTTGCATGTTATAATAATGTTTAGCACTGCTGTCAAACAGTGGAAGAGTTGAGGGTTTCAATCCAACCTAGGGCCTTCCTGTTTCCTCTTAAAAACATGGAGTAAAAAGTAATggtaataagtaagtaagtaataaTAACCACAACAAACTGATTCAAAACTCAagatttctttattaatttagaacttttctttttctttacagaCAGCTGAGCTTTCAGTTCTTCAATTATGAGGTTCTTttccctcagatcctccagaaGACCAAGGACCACTTTCTTTGTCCTCCGTTCTCGATCCTTGgcattcctcttctctttttcaaGAGCCCTCACCCTAGCCAAGGCTTCACTGAGCCTAGCCCTCAGCTCCTCAGGAGATGCAGGCAGTGGATAGGAGTGGTCCTAGCAGAAACAAGGATATAAATATTTTGAGTCATGTTTAAATCACATCAGTCCCAGATACAGCCAGTAAATTCATAGCTCGTACAATGTGCTGTCAGTTGTTCTACATTCTTAACCTGATCATCCTTCAATCCCacggtgagtgagtgagtgagtgagtcagtgagtgtgtgtgtgtgcgtgtgtccacATTCTACAAGGACATGTTTcagtgtatgtgcatgtgtttatgtgagtgtgtctgaAAAGAATGTCAGAAAGTAAAAGATCACGGTAGATCTTAATTTGACCAGGGTCTTGAGGGTGAAAGCTGTTTGAGGCATAGCTAGTACTTACACTCACAACATTAGGCACAATCACAGGTTTAGTCTCTTGCACAAGCTGGGAACAGACTACTGGTGGGCACTCTTGAGCCTTCTTTGAAGTCAGGGTTGTCCTGGTTGCCACTGGCtaaaatgaaagaggaaaacaCTTTAAGGACTTGAACAGATTAAGTATTTTACAGTGTAGTGAAAAGTGTGACATTGGCTTGTAGCTTAGTGATACACTTACCTTTTGGAGATGAGCTGGGAAATTGAAGACAGATGGAATAGCTCCATCTCTGATCCTTACAGTCTGACCTGTCCTGTCAATGTCCTCCCATCTGAAGTGCTCACTGCAGAGCATGGACGACCGACTGGCATTGAAATCTTTCCTTTTCAGGGCCGATTCCCACTGCTTCTTCCTCTTGGTATCTTTTGGAAAGCTTCAAAGTGGgagaaaagttaaattaaaaaacactaaatatcAAAGTAGTTGGTCTAAGGTTATCTAATTtatgaaatatatttcttatAAAATCTCAGATTACGTAGACTGCAGCCAAGCCAGCCCACACTACCAAAAATGGTCATAAACAGGTTTAGCCGAAACGTTGCCTGGAGGCTGCTGTTTTGGATTAACAAGTGAccctgttaaagctgctgttggtagtcacagagtaaacatctgttcagagagagggactttcgAATGGCAACACtgtccctcccaaccagatttcctcttagccccccaacacagatcagcgtgtgcaggctaaggtgattcttgagcctggtgggtCAGCTCAGGGTATTTTATCCCTTTTCTGTCTATTGTTGATCTGcggtggaaggaggaggagggaggcagaggacttGAGAGGTTACATGATACTGTGGACCagggcaccaaaataaatacataaagaaagaaggaattacagaaataaagaggtaaagaGGTAATCGGCatatgcagtcatgatagtgccggactcataaccaatcgtaGGACGTATTacggggccgccccttaaccaatcaggacagaggattggagattagctctgattggtccatcataacgggAACTAGGGGAATAAtgacattgcttgatacaaaggcattggaaaaagcagagatttcacaatagtcctaaattactccacttacagatgagtaccgatgggtattatgaccttttctccaaacccagcagaaaaaaagttttttacaccattcctgccgacagcagctttaattggcGACTTTCAGCTCAGAAACAAAGCGTCCCCACGAAAACATAGTTTTACATTGTTGTTTCAAAACATATACTCGTAAGATTTACATTTACTGAAAGGCTTAAAAGGAGGAATTCACAGGTAGACATTCACCAGCTGTTTAAACATGACCACACGCTTTACAGGCATAACTTTTTAATCTGAAACTCCAGCTTTGCTCACAGCATTGTCCACAATTTACTTCTAAACATGATGTTACACAAGCCGA from Notolabrus celidotus isolate fNotCel1 chromosome 9, fNotCel1.pri, whole genome shotgun sequence includes these protein-coding regions:
- the si:ch73-130a3.4 gene encoding THAP domain-containing protein 6 isoform X1, whose translation is MVHSCAALNCKNRCSVQTRSRGVTFHCFPKDTKRKKQWESALKRKDFNASRSSMLCSEHFRWEDIDRTGQTVRIRDGAIPSVFNFPAHLQKPVATRTTLTSKKAQECPPVVCSQLVQETKPVIVPNVVSDHSYPLPASPEELRARLSEALARVRALEKEKRNAKDRERRTKKVVLGLLEDLREKNLIIEELKAQLSVKKKKSSKLIKKS
- the si:ch73-130a3.4 gene encoding THAP domain-containing protein 6 isoform X2, translated to MVHSCAALNCKNRCSVQTRSRGVTFHCFPKDTKRKKQWESALKRKDFNASRSSMLCSEHFRWEDIDRTGQTVRIRDGAIPSVFNFPAHLQKPVATRTTLTSKKAQECPPVVCSQLVQETKPVIVPNVDHSYPLPASPEELRARLSEALARVRALEKEKRNAKDRERRTKKVVLGLLEDLREKNLIIEELKAQLSVKKKKSSKLIKKS
- the ccdc84 gene encoding coiled-coil domain-containing protein 84, whose amino-acid sequence is MGAHYCDICRQTTFDGKTHIFGKNHQSRLRVVLLKFLEKVKEARRTLKKPQVEKFDCTVHKQTFWCYCCGLEVERNVTDGNMTVLYGGLLEHMATQEHKKSTHKFWWDNKADPKLRDKFIITQEETDRFKAEVENALGSFVENEDEFIKQQADRIRAQEKNRQEVLQSLLERDAEPEFFNGFNGADVSAEEAASSQFTPQRSDQQAGSSSMETVVEVPPAAAGQGLTFIGYQDSSNIGNVHTGAVPPWLQEDPLEGTSGAAAQSEIGPSLQGFLKHKEQEKLRKLPPNRVGANFDHSSQTDANWLPSFGRVWNSGRRWQSRHQFRQEEGQKRKQKRKRDHGTDTSKKGKSTEQQTNSDT